From Centropristis striata isolate RG_2023a ecotype Rhode Island chromosome 16, C.striata_1.0, whole genome shotgun sequence, a single genomic window includes:
- the prkcha gene encoding protein kinase C eta type isoform X2, with product MKFNGYLKLRIGEAVGLKPTTFSLRHSVIFNKASPALDPYMVVKVDDFKVGQTHTKQKTNTPTYNEEFCQDVNDGKQIEIAVFHDTPIGYDDFVANCIIQFEDLIKTSNTGETFDGWMDLEPEGKVYVHITLTGSFTDDDAIVKEKTYKEFTRKRQGAVRRRIHQVNGHKFMSTFLRQPTFCFHCKEFIWGVFGKQGYQCQVCTCVVHKRCHQQVVTVCPRMKKPTKEQPTNQGFSINVPHMFNIHNYKSPTFCDHCGSLLWGIVRQGLHCKVCKMNVHIRCRGNVAPSCGVNSVELANRLAEMGLQAGGLSKRNSVSQAKNAGQIMTPTERGERRDSQEAPRLGISDFTFLQVLGKGSFGKVMLARLNDRDRVFAVKVLKKDIILQDDDVECTMTEKRVLSLACCHPYLTQLYCCFQTPDRLFFVMEFVNGGDLMFHIQKSRKFEEPRARFYTAEITSALMFLHSKGIIYRDLKLDNVLLDKDGHCKLADFGMCKEGIFEGAATGTFCGTPDYIAPEILQEMLYGPSVDWWALGVLLYEMLSGHAPFEAENEDDLFESILNEEIVYASWLSTEAVNILKAFLTKNPARRLGCVASEGGESAVTSHAFFTGIDWEKLNRREIEPPFKPRIKTPEDVNNFDPDFTQEEPTLTPIDDPLIPSINQEEFRDFSFTSPELLES from the exons ATGAAGTTTAACGGTTACCTGAAGCTGCGGATCGGTGAGGCGGTTGGCCTGAAACCCACAACCTTCTCCCTCCGCCACTCTGTCATCTTCAACAAAGCATCTCCAGCCCTGGACCCTTACATGGTGGTGAAGGTGGACGACTTTAAAGTCGGACAGACTCACACCAAACAGAAAACCAACACGCCAACGTACAACGAGGAGTTCTGCCAGGACGTGAACGACGGGAAACAGATCGAGATCGCAGTGTTCCACGACACTCCAATCGGATATGATGACTTTGTGGCCAACTGCATCATCCAGTTTGAGGACCTCATCAAAACCTCCAACACAGGAGAGACCTTCGATGGATGG atgGACTTGGAGCCAGAGGGCAAGGTTTATGTCCATATTACTCTCACTGGATCCTTCACTGATG ATGATGCCATAGTGAAAGAGAAGACCTACAAGGAGTTTACTCGAAAGCGACAGGGGGCCGTGAGACGCAGGATCCACCAGGTCAACGGACACAAGTTCATGTCCACTTTCCTCCGCCAACCCACCTTCTGTTTCCACTGCAAAGAGTTCATCTG gGGTGTATTTGGAAAGCAGGGTTACCAGTGCCAAG TGTGCACCTGTGTGGTTCACAAACGATGCCACCAGCAGGTCGTCACTGTGTGTCCACGCATGAAGAAACCAACAAAAGAACAG CCCACAAACCAAGGCTTCAGCATTAACGTCCCTCACATGTTCAACATCCACAACTACAAGTCGCCCACCTTCTGTGACCACTGTGGCTCACTGCTGTGGGGGATAGTCAGGCAGGGGCTGCACTGTAAAG TCTGTAAAATGAATGTGCACATCCGCTGCAGAGGCAACGTGGCTCCCAGCTGCGGGGTCAACAGTGTGGAACTGGCCAATAGGCTTGCAGAGATGGGTCTGCAGGCTGGAGGACTCTCTAAACGCAACTCAGTG tcACAGGCCAAAAATGCAGGTCAGATCATGACGCCCACTGAAAGGGGAGAGCGCAGGGACTCTCAGGAGGCCCCTCGACTGGGCATCTCAGACTTCACGTTCCTTCAAGTCCTCGGCAAGGGCAGCTTTGGCAAG GTGATGCTGGCCAGACTAAATGACAGAGATCGAGTTTTCGCCGTCAAAGTGTTGAAGAAGGACATCATTTTACAGGACGATGATGTGGAGTGTACCATGACTGAAAAGAGGGTGCTGTCACTGGCCTGCTGTCACCCCTACCTCACCCAGCTCTACTGCTGCTTCCAGACACCG GACCGGCTCTTCTTTGTGATGGAGTTTGTGAATGGTGGCGATCTGATGTTCCACATCCAGAAGTCAAGGAAGTTTGAAGAGCCAAGAGCACGTTTCTACACGGCAGAGATCACCTCGGCTCTAATGTTCCTGCACAGCAAAGGCATCATCTACAG GGATCTTAAATTGGACAATGTTCTTCTTGATAAAGACGGTCACTGTAAGCTGGCGGACTTTGGCATGTGCAAAGAGGGAATATTTGAAGGTGCTGCCACAGGAACTTTCTGTGGGACCCCAGATTACATTGCTCCCGAG ATCCTGCAGGAGATGCTGTATGGGCCCTCTGTGGATTGGTGGGCTCTCGGGGTGCTGCTGTATGAGATGCTGTCAGGACATGCTCCCTTTGAGGCCGAAAATGAagatgacctctttgaatccaTCCTCAATGAAGAGATTGTTTATGCGTCTTGGCTCAGCACAGAGGCAGTCAATATACTCAAAGCT tTCCTGACCAAAAACCCAGCCCGGAGGCTTGGCTGTGTGGCCTCAGAGGGTGGAGAGAGCGCTGTGACCAGCCATGCTTTTTTCACTGGCATCGATTGGGAGAAGCTTAATCGTAGAGAAATAGAGCCACCCTTCAAGCCCAGGATC AAAACACCAGAAGACGTCAACAACTTTGACCCAGATTTCACTCAGGAAGAGCCCACCCTGACGCCCATCGATGACCCCCTGATCCCTTCCATCAACCAGGAGGAGTTTCGTGACTTCTCGTTCACCTCGCCTGAACTGCTGGAGAGCTAG
- the prkcha gene encoding protein kinase C eta type isoform X1, whose protein sequence is MKFNGYLKLRIGEAVGLKPTTFSLRHSVIFNKASPALDPYMVVKVDDFKVGQTHTKQKTNTPTYNEEFCQDVNDGKQIEIAVFHDTPIGYDDFVANCIIQFEDLIKTSNTGETFDGWMDLEPEGKVYVHITLTGSFTDDDAIVKEKTYKEFTRKRQGAVRRRIHQVNGHKFMSTFLRQPTFCFHCKEFIWGVFGKQGYQCQVCTCVVHKRCHQQVVTVCPRMKKPTKEQQPTNQGFSINVPHMFNIHNYKSPTFCDHCGSLLWGIVRQGLHCKVCKMNVHIRCRGNVAPSCGVNSVELANRLAEMGLQAGGLSKRNSVSQAKNAGQIMTPTERGERRDSQEAPRLGISDFTFLQVLGKGSFGKVMLARLNDRDRVFAVKVLKKDIILQDDDVECTMTEKRVLSLACCHPYLTQLYCCFQTPDRLFFVMEFVNGGDLMFHIQKSRKFEEPRARFYTAEITSALMFLHSKGIIYRDLKLDNVLLDKDGHCKLADFGMCKEGIFEGAATGTFCGTPDYIAPEILQEMLYGPSVDWWALGVLLYEMLSGHAPFEAENEDDLFESILNEEIVYASWLSTEAVNILKAFLTKNPARRLGCVASEGGESAVTSHAFFTGIDWEKLNRREIEPPFKPRIKTPEDVNNFDPDFTQEEPTLTPIDDPLIPSINQEEFRDFSFTSPELLES, encoded by the exons ATGAAGTTTAACGGTTACCTGAAGCTGCGGATCGGTGAGGCGGTTGGCCTGAAACCCACAACCTTCTCCCTCCGCCACTCTGTCATCTTCAACAAAGCATCTCCAGCCCTGGACCCTTACATGGTGGTGAAGGTGGACGACTTTAAAGTCGGACAGACTCACACCAAACAGAAAACCAACACGCCAACGTACAACGAGGAGTTCTGCCAGGACGTGAACGACGGGAAACAGATCGAGATCGCAGTGTTCCACGACACTCCAATCGGATATGATGACTTTGTGGCCAACTGCATCATCCAGTTTGAGGACCTCATCAAAACCTCCAACACAGGAGAGACCTTCGATGGATGG atgGACTTGGAGCCAGAGGGCAAGGTTTATGTCCATATTACTCTCACTGGATCCTTCACTGATG ATGATGCCATAGTGAAAGAGAAGACCTACAAGGAGTTTACTCGAAAGCGACAGGGGGCCGTGAGACGCAGGATCCACCAGGTCAACGGACACAAGTTCATGTCCACTTTCCTCCGCCAACCCACCTTCTGTTTCCACTGCAAAGAGTTCATCTG gGGTGTATTTGGAAAGCAGGGTTACCAGTGCCAAG TGTGCACCTGTGTGGTTCACAAACGATGCCACCAGCAGGTCGTCACTGTGTGTCCACGCATGAAGAAACCAACAAAAGAACAG CAGCCCACAAACCAAGGCTTCAGCATTAACGTCCCTCACATGTTCAACATCCACAACTACAAGTCGCCCACCTTCTGTGACCACTGTGGCTCACTGCTGTGGGGGATAGTCAGGCAGGGGCTGCACTGTAAAG TCTGTAAAATGAATGTGCACATCCGCTGCAGAGGCAACGTGGCTCCCAGCTGCGGGGTCAACAGTGTGGAACTGGCCAATAGGCTTGCAGAGATGGGTCTGCAGGCTGGAGGACTCTCTAAACGCAACTCAGTG tcACAGGCCAAAAATGCAGGTCAGATCATGACGCCCACTGAAAGGGGAGAGCGCAGGGACTCTCAGGAGGCCCCTCGACTGGGCATCTCAGACTTCACGTTCCTTCAAGTCCTCGGCAAGGGCAGCTTTGGCAAG GTGATGCTGGCCAGACTAAATGACAGAGATCGAGTTTTCGCCGTCAAAGTGTTGAAGAAGGACATCATTTTACAGGACGATGATGTGGAGTGTACCATGACTGAAAAGAGGGTGCTGTCACTGGCCTGCTGTCACCCCTACCTCACCCAGCTCTACTGCTGCTTCCAGACACCG GACCGGCTCTTCTTTGTGATGGAGTTTGTGAATGGTGGCGATCTGATGTTCCACATCCAGAAGTCAAGGAAGTTTGAAGAGCCAAGAGCACGTTTCTACACGGCAGAGATCACCTCGGCTCTAATGTTCCTGCACAGCAAAGGCATCATCTACAG GGATCTTAAATTGGACAATGTTCTTCTTGATAAAGACGGTCACTGTAAGCTGGCGGACTTTGGCATGTGCAAAGAGGGAATATTTGAAGGTGCTGCCACAGGAACTTTCTGTGGGACCCCAGATTACATTGCTCCCGAG ATCCTGCAGGAGATGCTGTATGGGCCCTCTGTGGATTGGTGGGCTCTCGGGGTGCTGCTGTATGAGATGCTGTCAGGACATGCTCCCTTTGAGGCCGAAAATGAagatgacctctttgaatccaTCCTCAATGAAGAGATTGTTTATGCGTCTTGGCTCAGCACAGAGGCAGTCAATATACTCAAAGCT tTCCTGACCAAAAACCCAGCCCGGAGGCTTGGCTGTGTGGCCTCAGAGGGTGGAGAGAGCGCTGTGACCAGCCATGCTTTTTTCACTGGCATCGATTGGGAGAAGCTTAATCGTAGAGAAATAGAGCCACCCTTCAAGCCCAGGATC AAAACACCAGAAGACGTCAACAACTTTGACCCAGATTTCACTCAGGAAGAGCCCACCCTGACGCCCATCGATGACCCCCTGATCCCTTCCATCAACCAGGAGGAGTTTCGTGACTTCTCGTTCACCTCGCCTGAACTGCTGGAGAGCTAG